Proteins found in one archaeon genomic segment:
- a CDS encoding tetratricopeptide repeat protein, which yields MSVEKSATKRRLGAIMFTDLVGYTSMSSRDESSALELLGELKGVLGSVFSSHEGRIVKTLGDGFLVEFGSAVEAVDCAVEVQRKMGSFNEGRERDEGVRVRIGIHVGDIVHSDGDVLGDAVNIASRVEPLAEPGGICITRQVVDQIAGKVKWQITPMGERTLRSLPGPMEVFKVLAQPAERAGRPGGILDPHRVAILPFSNLSPDPNDRYFADGMTEELISTVSKISGLNVISRASAMKYRDTTLPMDQVGRELRVGAILEGSVRKAGNKVRIAAQLLEVDMDRYVWSQSYDRDLTDILDVQEEIAKQVAEGLKLKLLNKDVQVLEKRSTSNAEAYTLYLKGRFYWGERTLEGTQKAVKYFEEAVRLDPKFASAYSGLADCYLIFADYGWMAPAAAGDRARDYALKALELDDSLAEAHASLGLMLVNHSWDFATGERELRKALELNPNYGQAFHWYGTTLMFQGRNEEALKLIEKAMELDPFSVILAQSRGVCLFRLGKLEEAFEQFSEVKKESPGLPSIDFWLSLVLSKQSRFVEAIEASKHEIAANGNEPGAKLDLAFIYTLAGNGDEAKRILDEVMALKDVYVSPTSLGIALLGLGKDDEAFGFLEKAATEHDSNLLYFRSLPPYEAFRKGARWQELERKIGLSSGPAVSSRT from the coding sequence TTGAGCGTAGAGAAGTCGGCGACCAAGCGGAGGCTTGGGGCGATCATGTTCACGGACCTCGTAGGCTACACTTCCATGTCGTCCAGGGACGAGAGCTCTGCGCTGGAGCTCCTTGGAGAGCTGAAGGGCGTGCTGGGGTCCGTCTTTTCCAGTCACGAAGGACGCATAGTCAAGACACTCGGGGACGGCTTCCTCGTGGAGTTCGGGAGTGCGGTGGAGGCTGTGGACTGCGCCGTGGAGGTTCAGAGGAAGATGGGGAGCTTCAACGAGGGGCGCGAGCGAGATGAAGGGGTAAGGGTCAGGATAGGCATCCATGTGGGCGACATCGTGCACTCTGACGGAGATGTGCTTGGGGACGCCGTCAACATCGCCTCGCGGGTAGAGCCGCTGGCCGAGCCCGGCGGAATCTGCATCACTCGCCAGGTCGTGGACCAGATTGCAGGGAAAGTGAAGTGGCAGATCACCCCGATGGGCGAGAGGACGCTCAGGAGTCTCCCCGGCCCTATGGAGGTCTTCAAGGTCTTGGCGCAGCCCGCAGAGAGAGCAGGGAGGCCTGGAGGCATCCTCGACCCTCACCGGGTGGCGATACTCCCGTTCTCGAACCTCAGCCCCGACCCGAACGACCGCTACTTCGCGGACGGGATGACCGAGGAACTGATCTCGACTGTCTCGAAGATCAGCGGGCTCAACGTGATCTCCAGAGCCTCTGCGATGAAGTACAGGGACACGACCCTCCCGATGGACCAGGTCGGCAGAGAGCTCCGGGTGGGGGCCATACTGGAAGGGAGCGTAAGGAAGGCGGGGAACAAGGTCAGGATCGCGGCGCAGCTCCTGGAGGTGGACATGGACAGATACGTCTGGTCACAGAGCTACGACAGGGACTTGACTGACATCCTCGACGTTCAGGAGGAGATTGCGAAGCAGGTCGCGGAGGGGCTGAAGCTCAAGCTCCTGAACAAGGACGTGCAGGTCCTGGAGAAGAGGTCCACTTCGAATGCGGAGGCGTACACCCTCTATCTCAAGGGGAGGTTCTACTGGGGAGAGAGGACGCTGGAGGGGACGCAGAAGGCGGTCAAGTACTTCGAGGAGGCGGTCAGGCTCGACCCCAAGTTCGCATCGGCATATTCCGGGCTCGCCGACTGCTACCTGATCTTCGCGGACTACGGGTGGATGGCGCCTGCCGCGGCCGGTGACCGGGCTAGGGACTACGCTCTGAAGGCTCTCGAGTTGGACGACTCGCTGGCAGAGGCGCACGCGTCGCTCGGACTGATGCTCGTCAACCACTCCTGGGACTTTGCGACGGGCGAGCGGGAGCTCAGAAAGGCCCTGGAACTGAACCCCAATTATGGGCAGGCCTTCCACTGGTACGGGACTACTCTGATGTTTCAGGGACGCAACGAAGAGGCACTCAAGCTGATCGAGAAGGCCATGGAGTTGGACCCGTTTTCGGTCATCCTTGCCCAGTCGAGAGGCGTCTGTCTCTTCAGGCTAGGGAAGCTGGAAGAAGCCTTCGAACAGTTCAGCGAGGTGAAGAAGGAGAGCCCCGGGTTGCCGTCGATTGACTTTTGGCTTTCGCTGGTCCTGTCGAAACAGTCCAGGTTCGTTGAGGCGATAGAGGCTTCGAAGCACGAGATAGCGGCAAATGGCAACGAGCCCGGGGCGAAGCTCGATCTTGCGTTCATCTACACGTTGGCTGGAAATGGGGACGAGGCGAAGAGGATCCTCGACGAAGTGATGGCACTGAAAGACGTGTATGTGTCTCCGACCTCGTTGGGGATTGCGTTGCTGGGCCTCGGCAAGGACGACGAGGCCTTCGGTTTCCTGGAGAAGGCTGCCACAGAGCATGACTCCAATCTGCTCTACTTCCGTTCGCTGCCTCCATACGAGGCCTTCAGGAAGGGAGCCCGCTGGCAGGAGCTTGAGAGGAAGATCGGTCTCTCCTCGGGGCCGGCTGTCAGCTCACGTACCTGA
- a CDS encoding C1 family peptidase: MPAEQRYGFGCREDSDDKRDWSYSADSQALSALPENVDLRPQCPPVYSQESLDSCTANAVAGAVRFELMRESQTRSISPSRLFLFYNARAIEKTTRRDTGVSVRDAIKSVHKLGVCPESLWPYTEKNFDKKPPKACYEKALRHKAMEYRRLQPEVRELRACLAEGHPFVFGFVAHDLFRDVVWDTGRLDMPRAHEGRLGRHAVMAVGYEHRKRRLIVRNSWGPGYGLKGYFTMPYRYVTRTSLSSDFWTIRYVS; the protein is encoded by the coding sequence GTGCCAGCCGAACAGAGATACGGATTCGGGTGCCGCGAGGACTCCGACGACAAAAGAGACTGGTCATACTCGGCCGACTCTCAGGCACTAAGCGCCCTCCCAGAAAATGTCGACCTCCGGCCTCAGTGTCCTCCCGTGTACAGCCAGGAGAGCCTCGACAGCTGCACGGCGAACGCGGTCGCGGGCGCGGTCCGCTTCGAGCTCATGAGAGAAAGCCAGACCCGCTCCATTTCCCCCTCACGGCTCTTCCTATTCTACAACGCCAGAGCCATCGAAAAAACCACGCGGCGAGACACTGGCGTCTCTGTGAGGGACGCGATAAAGTCGGTCCACAAGCTTGGCGTCTGTCCAGAGAGCCTCTGGCCGTACACAGAGAAGAACTTCGACAAGAAGCCTCCCAAGGCCTGCTACGAGAAGGCGCTAAGGCACAAGGCCATGGAGTACCGCCGGCTACAGCCCGAGGTTCGAGAGCTCAGGGCCTGCCTGGCCGAGGGGCATCCCTTCGTCTTCGGCTTCGTTGCCCACGACCTCTTCAGAGACGTGGTGTGGGACACTGGACGCCTCGACATGCCGAGGGCCCACGAGGGGCGCCTTGGGAGACACGCGGTGATGGCCGTCGGGTACGAGCACCGCAAGAGGAGGCTGATAGTCAGGAACTCCTGGGGGCCCGGCTACGGGCTGAAGGGATACTTCACGATGCCATACCGATACGTCACCAGGACGAGCCTCTCCTCGGACTTCTGGACGATCAGGTACGTGAGCTGA
- a CDS encoding thioredoxin family protein, giving the protein MMPTIPLGATAPDFDLPGVDGRQHSLSSFQSPVLVVLFSCVHCPYVRDFEGRLVAIQSDYASKGVQFVAINSNDEKAYPEDDFPHMVSRAKDKGYNFPFLRDEPQKVAEAYGAVCTPHVFAFDKGRVLRYRGRVDDSRDPSKTTTHDLRNALDDLVAGREVRVPDTRPFGCSIKWFSYKPQ; this is encoded by the coding sequence ATGATGCCTACAATTCCGCTTGGCGCGACAGCGCCAGACTTTGACCTCCCTGGCGTGGACGGCAGACAGCACTCCCTGTCTTCGTTTCAAAGTCCCGTGCTGGTGGTGCTATTCTCCTGTGTTCACTGCCCATATGTTCGAGATTTCGAGGGACGCCTTGTCGCGATACAATCCGACTATGCCTCCAAGGGGGTGCAATTCGTGGCGATCAACTCCAACGACGAGAAGGCCTACCCCGAGGACGACTTCCCCCACATGGTCAGCCGCGCCAAGGACAAGGGGTACAACTTCCCCTTCCTGAGAGACGAGCCTCAGAAGGTCGCCGAGGCCTACGGCGCGGTCTGCACGCCTCACGTCTTCGCCTTCGACAAGGGCCGCGTCCTGAGATACAGGGGACGCGTCGACGACTCGCGAGACCCGTCGAAGACGACCACGCACGACCTGAGGAACGCTCTCGACGACCTGGTCGCCGGAAGAGAAGTCCGAGTCCCGGACACGAGGCCCTTCGGGTGCAGCATCAAGTGGTTCTCGTACAAGCCTCAGTGA
- a CDS encoding nitroreductase family protein — protein MHATEAVKTKLDIREFSDLPVPAAVKLAVLEAARLTQSGTNSQHWRFILLQDPKSLKTLGEDSSWGGWVAGSNFAVVVCTDPKKSYHMIDAGRAVQDMQLTAWDNGVGSGVFTGLKAPEIARDFGVPEDLSPTIAVGFGYPKKKLLGRKNRKPLAEVAFLEKFGGSLSSLQP, from the coding sequence ATGCACGCTACCGAAGCTGTCAAGACAAAGCTCGACATCAGAGAATTCTCAGACCTCCCTGTTCCCGCCGCAGTCAAATTAGCAGTCCTTGAAGCTGCACGCCTGACGCAGAGCGGGACCAATTCGCAACACTGGCGCTTCATCCTTCTCCAGGACCCAAAGAGCCTCAAGACGCTCGGGGAGGACAGCTCGTGGGGAGGCTGGGTCGCGGGCTCGAACTTCGCGGTTGTGGTCTGCACTGACCCCAAGAAGTCCTATCACATGATTGACGCTGGAAGAGCAGTCCAGGACATGCAGCTGACCGCATGGGACAACGGGGTCGGCTCTGGCGTCTTCACCGGACTGAAGGCCCCCGAGATAGCGCGCGACTTCGGAGTCCCTGAAGACCTCAGTCCTACGATCGCAGTCGGCTTCGGCTACCCGAAGAAGAAGCTCCTCGGCAGGAAGAACCGCAAGCCGCTCGCAGAGGTGGCCTTCCTCGAGAAGTTCGGGGGCAGCCTGAGCTCGCTCCAGCCTTGA
- a CDS encoding VOC family protein, whose translation MDSVVHFEIPADDTNRAKDFYAKAFGWQLNDWENSGYFLVGTTPSDQNGTPTSPGSINGGLGKRTGPLSVPTVTLKVDDIDAKLDMIKKLGGSVVGQKSAVGNIGWSAYFKDTEGNVIGLWQSAQKM comes from the coding sequence ATGGACAGCGTAGTTCACTTCGAAATACCCGCGGACGACACCAACCGCGCAAAGGACTTCTACGCCAAGGCCTTCGGGTGGCAGCTGAACGACTGGGAGAACTCAGGTTACTTCCTGGTCGGCACGACTCCATCCGACCAGAACGGAACCCCTACCTCTCCGGGCTCGATCAACGGCGGCCTGGGCAAGAGGACGGGCCCCCTGTCCGTCCCGACAGTGACCCTCAAGGTCGACGACATCGACGCCAAGCTGGATATGATCAAGAAGCTCGGCGGCTCTGTCGTGGGTCAGAAGTCCGCGGTGGGCAACATCGGCTGGTCTGCCTACTTCAAGGACACAGAGGGCAACGTCATAGGCCTCTGGCAGTCAGCGCAGAAGATGTAG
- a CDS encoding aldo/keto reductase, which yields MNYNRLGSAGLKVSELSLGAWVTYGGQVGEGAATECMSAAYEAGVNFFDNAEAYARGNAEIVMGNVIKKLGWRREDVVVSSKVFWGGWSGKGPNNEGLSRKHISEACRNSLKRMQLDYFDLYFCHRPDANTPIEETVRAMDDLIHQGKIMYWGTSEWSAADIMRAHGIATRLGLNPPQMEQPQYNMLHRDRVEKEYLPLYREIGLGTTTWSPLASGLLTGKYANGLPEGSRATLKGYAWLQESVITPQNVQKIAKLQPIAKELGCTMAQLGLAWARSNKNVSTVITGATKPEQVKENMASLDFVPALTEGIMGRIEAVLLNAPDLSIGD from the coding sequence TTGAACTACAACAGGCTAGGCAGCGCAGGACTCAAGGTCAGCGAGCTCTCCCTCGGGGCCTGGGTAACGTACGGGGGACAGGTCGGGGAGGGCGCCGCGACGGAGTGCATGTCGGCAGCCTACGAGGCCGGTGTCAACTTCTTCGACAACGCGGAGGCCTACGCGAGGGGGAACGCCGAGATCGTGATGGGCAACGTCATCAAGAAGCTGGGCTGGAGGCGCGAGGACGTAGTCGTCTCGAGCAAGGTCTTCTGGGGCGGTTGGAGCGGCAAGGGGCCCAACAACGAAGGGCTCTCGAGGAAGCACATCTCCGAGGCCTGCAGGAACTCGCTCAAGCGGATGCAGCTCGACTACTTCGACCTCTACTTCTGCCACAGGCCGGACGCGAACACTCCCATCGAGGAGACGGTCCGCGCCATGGATGACCTCATCCACCAGGGCAAGATCATGTACTGGGGGACCTCCGAGTGGAGCGCCGCCGACATCATGAGGGCCCACGGGATCGCCACCCGGCTGGGCCTGAACCCGCCTCAGATGGAGCAGCCGCAGTACAACATGCTCCACCGCGACAGGGTCGAGAAAGAGTACCTCCCGCTCTACAGAGAGATCGGTCTCGGGACGACCACATGGAGCCCCCTCGCCTCGGGCCTCCTTACGGGCAAGTACGCGAACGGCCTCCCAGAAGGGTCGCGCGCGACCTTGAAGGGGTACGCGTGGCTCCAGGAGAGCGTCATCACTCCGCAGAACGTACAGAAGATAGCCAAGCTTCAGCCGATCGCGAAGGAGCTGGGCTGCACCATGGCGCAGCTCGGACTAGCATGGGCGAGGAGCAACAAGAACGTCAGCACAGTCATCACGGGCGCGACCAAACCGGAGCAGGTGAAAGAGAACATGGCGTCCCTTGACTTCGTCCCGGCCCTGACCGAGGGAATCATGGGGAGGATCGAGGCAGTCCTCCTGAATGCACCCGACTTGAGCATAGGCGACTAG
- a CDS encoding MFS transporter → MTRPQGTLSITRTLLRGNVRVLAFTSMMTGTYLSLLNTVLQPFVVKDLGFSLAILGVLVAVGARPLGIASSSVQPFTGALADILGRKLLIILGSVVGICSMLSFLFAAMTHGLLPLSLGYVLLGLSLLGNPAQQAMIAETVEMDPARLNIAFSAVFFFTALPGAFIPFAAGYLTQTFGYLLLFAVAAVIESSNLLVMFTQLRETIGKGSERPAKTFSLRRSVKVPPGLWMIFVPMAMDATFFGVGGAIIYGAWADQAGFTNGDIGLIVGTISVSVVVSQYFATKFLQKVGIRRTLAFSEGLTVVIMGAWFFTESIPVLIATSAVFGISVATWVPSVSSLIMRAAPLEDRANIGGMLSFYRGLISAPAPIIGGYLSATYGYHLPLAVGIVGEAMTTVALLKLIPDQPSPIASPPPISGINNQPARSPP, encoded by the coding sequence TTGACCAGGCCCCAAGGAACCCTCTCGATAACCAGGACCCTCCTGCGCGGCAACGTGAGGGTCCTCGCCTTCACGAGCATGATGACCGGGACCTACCTGAGCCTCCTAAACACCGTGCTCCAGCCCTTCGTGGTCAAGGACCTCGGGTTCAGCCTCGCCATACTTGGAGTCCTGGTCGCGGTCGGCGCCAGGCCGCTCGGGATCGCCAGCTCGTCGGTCCAGCCGTTCACCGGGGCCCTGGCGGACATCTTGGGGCGGAAGCTGCTAATCATTCTGGGGAGCGTCGTCGGCATCTGCTCCATGCTCTCCTTCCTCTTCGCGGCTATGACCCACGGCCTCCTCCCGCTCTCGCTGGGCTACGTCCTGCTGGGCCTTTCCCTCCTCGGCAACCCAGCGCAACAGGCCATGATCGCGGAGACTGTGGAGATGGACCCCGCTAGGCTCAACATCGCATTCAGCGCCGTCTTCTTCTTCACCGCCCTCCCTGGGGCCTTCATTCCCTTCGCCGCAGGATACCTCACCCAGACGTTCGGCTACCTTCTCCTCTTCGCGGTCGCCGCCGTCATCGAGTCATCGAACCTCCTTGTGATGTTCACACAACTGAGAGAGACGATCGGCAAGGGGAGCGAACGCCCAGCAAAGACCTTCTCCCTCAGAAGGTCAGTAAAGGTCCCTCCGGGGCTCTGGATGATCTTCGTCCCGATGGCCATGGACGCGACCTTCTTCGGTGTAGGCGGTGCGATCATCTACGGAGCCTGGGCCGACCAGGCCGGATTCACTAACGGCGACATAGGCCTGATAGTTGGGACCATCTCCGTTTCAGTTGTCGTCAGCCAGTACTTCGCGACCAAGTTCCTGCAGAAGGTGGGGATAAGGCGGACCCTGGCCTTCTCCGAGGGCCTAACCGTAGTGATCATGGGAGCCTGGTTCTTCACAGAGTCCATCCCTGTCCTCATAGCGACCTCCGCGGTCTTCGGCATCTCCGTCGCGACCTGGGTCCCTTCGGTCTCCTCCCTGATAATGAGAGCCGCTCCCTTGGAGGACAGGGCCAACATCGGAGGCATGCTCTCCTTCTACAGAGGCCTGATCTCAGCTCCCGCCCCGATCATCGGCGGGTACCTCTCTGCGACGTACGGCTACCATCTCCCCCTCGCGGTCGGAATCGTCGGGGAGGCGATGACCACCGTGGCCCTGCTCAAGCTGATCCCCGACCAGCCTTCCCCAATCGCCTCGCCTCCTCCCATATCAGGAATAAATAATCAGCCCGCCCGGTCGCCTCCGTGA
- a CDS encoding carboxypeptidase M32, protein MAKNPIVKDILKGYSKVWALNSAQALMGWDLETHMPEGAARSRGMAAGQIAMMVQRANIDLKGLADRAERSRDLDDVESGIVRGIKRDLHYYTHVPPELVDEIQRVTSEATVVWRTARKKSDFKLFKPHLAKIIGLNRKVAEKLGYKGHPYNALMDLYEEDFRVKDADAVFKRLVPQTKKILAKVRAEGVYPAKHPLESAKYDMKAMERVNEEAIKLLHMPTDRFRMDVSTHPFTVGMAPDDVRITTRYEGTDFRASLFGTIHECGHAIYGLGVGQELAYTPAGGGASLGVHESQSRFWENIVGRSMEFAKLAAPMMKKNLKFLSKYDAEDLYYYFNTVRTSYIRVEADELTYNLHIALRYELEKKMLAGEADASDIAELWNDTFEEYLGIRPPNDAQGVLQDIHWSGGSMGYFPTYTLGNVMAGMIWHKMGDGEAIRSAVAKGDLMKLKAWLGTNIHKWGAVYPPKVLQEKIFGEAYNPSSLIAYQEAKFLR, encoded by the coding sequence TTGGCCAAGAACCCAATCGTCAAGGACATCCTGAAGGGTTATTCCAAGGTCTGGGCCCTGAACTCAGCACAAGCGCTGATGGGATGGGACCTGGAGACGCACATGCCTGAGGGCGCAGCCCGCTCGAGGGGTATGGCTGCGGGTCAGATTGCCATGATGGTCCAGAGAGCCAACATCGACCTCAAGGGCCTCGCGGACAGGGCCGAGCGGAGCAGGGACCTAGACGACGTCGAGTCTGGGATCGTCAGGGGAATCAAGAGGGACCTGCACTACTACACCCACGTGCCGCCTGAGCTCGTGGACGAGATTCAGCGGGTCACGTCAGAGGCGACGGTCGTCTGGAGGACAGCGAGGAAGAAGTCGGACTTCAAGCTCTTCAAGCCGCACCTCGCCAAGATCATAGGGCTCAACAGGAAGGTGGCCGAGAAGCTCGGGTACAAGGGACACCCCTACAACGCGCTGATGGACCTCTACGAGGAGGATTTCAGGGTCAAGGACGCGGACGCGGTCTTCAAGAGGCTGGTCCCGCAGACCAAGAAGATCCTGGCGAAGGTCAGGGCGGAGGGAGTCTACCCGGCCAAGCACCCGCTTGAGTCGGCGAAGTACGACATGAAAGCAATGGAGAGGGTGAACGAGGAGGCGATCAAGCTGCTGCACATGCCGACGGACAGGTTCAGGATGGACGTGTCGACCCATCCGTTTACAGTCGGAATGGCGCCCGACGACGTGAGGATCACCACGAGGTACGAAGGGACCGACTTCCGCGCTTCTCTCTTCGGCACGATTCACGAGTGCGGGCACGCGATCTACGGCCTGGGGGTCGGGCAGGAGCTGGCGTACACCCCTGCGGGCGGCGGAGCCTCCTTGGGAGTCCACGAGTCGCAGTCTAGGTTCTGGGAGAACATCGTGGGAAGGAGCATGGAGTTCGCGAAGCTCGCCGCCCCGATGATGAAGAAGAACCTGAAGTTCCTCTCGAAGTACGATGCGGAGGACCTCTACTACTACTTCAACACGGTCAGGACGAGCTACATCAGGGTCGAGGCGGACGAGCTTACCTACAACCTCCACATAGCGCTGAGGTACGAGCTTGAGAAGAAGATGCTCGCGGGCGAGGCGGACGCGTCTGACATCGCCGAGCTCTGGAACGATACTTTCGAAGAATACCTGGGCATCCGGCCGCCCAACGATGCGCAGGGGGTCCTCCAGGACATCCACTGGAGCGGAGGCTCGATGGGGTACTTCCCCACATATACGCTCGGGAACGTGATGGCAGGGATGATCTGGCACAAGATGGGCGACGGGGAAGCGATTCGGAGCGCGGTTGCGAAGGGCGACCTGATGAAGCTCAAGGCGTGGCTCGGGACGAACATCCACAAGTGGGGGGCAGTGTATCCGCCGAAGGTCCTACAGGAGAAGATCTTCGGGGAGGCGTACAATCCTTCGAGCCTGATCGCGTATCAGGAAGCAAAGTTCCTCCGCTGA
- a CDS encoding DUF2795 domain-containing protein — MNMSPQLKEKYTAHIGSDVEYPASCDQIVNACNNMSEFSSEEKAWFSEALPHGTYASPADVNKAVGI, encoded by the coding sequence ATGAACATGAGCCCACAGCTCAAAGAGAAGTACACGGCCCACATCGGATCGGACGTGGAGTATCCTGCTTCATGCGATCAGATAGTTAACGCGTGTAACAACATGTCCGAGTTCAGCTCGGAAGAGAAGGCATGGTTCTCTGAGGCACTTCCTCACGGCACCTATGCCAGCCCTGCCGACGTGAACAAGGCAGTCGGCATCTAG
- a CDS encoding class I SAM-dependent methyltransferase: protein MPIADDPEGIELRNILKAVSLKGKDVLEVGCGEGRLTFRYFHKARRVVAIDSDLARIRAARRSQRKGEKHLEFKVGRAEALRFPDSSFDVVFFSWSLCCVDVPAIGRALDEAWRVLRPGGTLLNLQPSLYQPFGKGVVPYLIQGQFGTSVDDDRYRQSRLALKYASLIETKFSFISEEEFSIETRYDTSKEALNDLIADYKEDYRALGRAAKDRVKEAIESMRAKEGCCVKDNVVLTVLKKATIAQP from the coding sequence ATGCCCATCGCGGACGACCCCGAAGGCATCGAATTGCGCAATATCCTCAAGGCCGTCAGCCTGAAGGGGAAAGACGTCCTCGAAGTGGGATGCGGCGAGGGGAGATTGACCTTCAGGTACTTCCACAAGGCTAGACGAGTAGTCGCCATCGACAGCGACCTCGCCAGGATCAGGGCGGCGAGGCGAAGCCAGAGGAAGGGCGAGAAACACCTGGAGTTCAAGGTCGGGCGCGCAGAGGCCCTGCGATTCCCTGACAGCTCCTTCGACGTGGTCTTCTTTTCGTGGTCGCTCTGCTGCGTTGACGTCCCTGCGATTGGGCGGGCCCTCGACGAGGCGTGGAGAGTCCTCCGCCCGGGAGGGACTCTCCTCAACCTTCAGCCCTCCTTGTATCAGCCATTCGGGAAGGGGGTGGTCCCGTACCTGATCCAGGGCCAGTTTGGGACGAGCGTCGACGACGACAGGTACAGGCAGTCGCGTCTTGCCCTCAAGTACGCCTCTCTGATTGAGACAAAATTCTCATTCATCTCCGAGGAGGAGTTCTCCATCGAGACCCGCTACGACACGTCCAAGGAGGCCCTCAACGATCTAATCGCCGACTACAAAGAAGACTACAGGGCGCTCGGCAGGGCCGCAAAAGACAGGGTCAAGGAAGCAATCGAGTCCATGCGTGCGAAGGAAGGGTGCTGCGTCAAGGACAACGTCGTGCTCACGGTCCTGAAAAAGGCCACAATCGCCCAGCCTTAG
- a CDS encoding DUF45 domain-containing protein — translation MPSLDIGENRIDYAILRGAGRHYTYFKFRPDLTLEVVLPRGRRGDAESAIKRKLPWILAERRRLSRARRVLEEGSVMYGGLRMKIVQSNGPGMALSVDEASKEVRVTAEGPASVRELVRRWFLKESSAYVTRKVKELSPRLGVRPSKVDVREIGKWGYCTRTGRLSFSWQLIALPERLREYVVLHELSHLAEFNHSRAFKNKLLSVCPDYRERERELNDFIPYEPSARRPQQT, via the coding sequence GTGCCGAGCCTGGACATCGGAGAGAACCGCATCGACTACGCCATCCTCAGGGGCGCCGGAAGGCACTACACTTACTTCAAGTTCAGGCCTGACCTGACCTTGGAGGTCGTCCTTCCCCGCGGGAGGAGGGGCGACGCAGAGAGCGCGATCAAGCGGAAGCTGCCTTGGATCCTTGCTGAGCGCCGCCGGCTTTCGAGAGCCAGGAGGGTCCTCGAGGAGGGCAGCGTGATGTACGGAGGCCTCCGGATGAAGATCGTCCAGTCCAACGGCCCAGGCATGGCCCTCTCAGTGGACGAGGCCAGCAAAGAGGTCCGGGTCACGGCCGAAGGCCCCGCGTCGGTGCGGGAGCTGGTCCGCCGCTGGTTCCTCAAGGAGTCCTCTGCCTACGTCACAAGGAAGGTGAAGGAGCTCTCCCCGCGGCTCGGGGTCCGCCCCAGCAAGGTCGACGTGAGAGAGATAGGCAAGTGGGGGTACTGCACTCGCACGGGCCGGCTCTCTTTCAGCTGGCAGCTCATCGCCCTGCCTGAGAGGCTTCGGGAGTACGTCGTCCTTCACGAGCTCTCCCACCTAGCGGAGTTCAACCACTCCAGGGCCTTCAAGAACAAACTCCTGTCCGTCTGCCCTGACTACAGGGAGCGCGAGAGGGAGCTAAACGACTTCATTCCGTACGAGCCCTCGGCCCGACGTCCTCAACAGACCTAA
- a CDS encoding DUF1211 domain-containing protein produces MSSGERRPRPRIETLADLIFALSLSIGSISLIEKAPTTSEEILSHIAAFGYTFLILITAWLVYTTYMSVLPHESRWITSLNVALLLLVALLPYLLNSVELVNPALTPAESSAIRDFSSSLFAADLAGIMFILAGFAHIISIEEKQLVAPELASLFRNGRNRLAILSAVLLVSIAPIFWQWTLFGVPARLYVWYAPLVSYWLGRAVRPQSRTYSLGT; encoded by the coding sequence ATGTCTTCCGGTGAACGCAGGCCCAGGCCTAGGATAGAGACGCTCGCAGACCTGATCTTCGCCCTCTCGCTGTCGATAGGCTCAATCTCGCTGATCGAGAAGGCTCCCACGACGTCGGAAGAGATTCTGAGCCACATCGCGGCGTTCGGGTATACGTTCCTGATCTTGATCACGGCGTGGCTCGTCTACACGACTTACATGTCGGTCCTCCCCCATGAGTCGAGGTGGATCACGTCCCTGAACGTGGCCCTGCTCCTGCTTGTCGCCCTCCTTCCTTATCTGCTGAACAGCGTAGAGCTTGTTAACCCAGCCCTCACCCCGGCCGAGTCCTCTGCCATCCGCGACTTCTCCTCCAGCCTCTTCGCGGCTGACCTGGCGGGAATCATGTTCATCCTTGCTGGGTTCGCCCACATCATCAGCATCGAGGAGAAACAGCTGGTCGCCCCGGAGCTGGCTTCCCTCTTCAGGAACGGAAGGAACAGGCTGGCCATCCTCTCGGCGGTCCTGCTCGTTTCCATCGCCCCGATATTCTGGCAGTGGACGCTCTTCGGGGTACCGGCGAGGCTCTACGTGTGGTACGCGCCCCTGGTGTCTTACTGGCTGGGAAGGGCGGTCAGGCCCCAGAGCCGGACCTACTCACTCGGGACGTAG